TCACCTGCTGTTGACACATTCAATTTCTGCTCCTCCCTTGTATGAGAAATCACATTTGAAGCTGTCACCGCCCAAGAGATCAGTTTAGTCAATGGgcaaaaaataaagtaaaaaaacTGGAAGTCATTTGTTTGCCAAGAGAACAATGACAACCTTTTCCAGCATTATTCTTGAGTTTAACTGGTGGTTCCTTGATGTCTGAAACTTCCTTGATTTTAGGTTCTCCAAGCTTTTGAGGAGACCTTCCTAACTGGTTTTTTGTATACACATCATCTCttgattttctttctttgtaCTTGGATAGACAAAACATCACCATTAGCACGAGAACCACCGCGGATACCACCCCAACAAGAATGTATCCAACAAATTTCATTGCAGAAACATTGTTTTTTCTTGATGGGGCATTCCCTGCTGGTGCAATAGAAGAATTTGAAGGTTCTTTTGTGGGGACATGCCCTGCTGGAGGTGATACTGATGGTAATGGTGTCGGTGCAGCAGGAGGCAATGCTGATGGGGCTATGCTGGTATTGAATGGGTTCCCATCCTTCCTGTGTGGTACATTAGTTTGAATGAACTTTTCTTCTTTCGCTAAACACAAATATGCACATGAAAAACTAGTTGATTCTTAATATTAAAAGAGTATACGAGCAATGGAATTGATTTTTAAACATTAAAGTTAGAGCAACGATCGACAGAAACAACTCAATCAAGGGGAAGTTCCTTACTTAAAATTTGGTATGTTCTCTAGTTTCACAGGCACAGGACCGGAGAAAAGATTGTTTTCTATGTTCCTGTTGAATTAGTCACCACAGAAAACAAGGcgtgaaaaaagagagagaaattatCTTTACTGAAATAGCAGGTTTCCTGAACTTCTTGGAGAAAAGAATTAAGTAAAAAAAACTGTAGTTTTGTGTACATACAAATCTTGGAGAGGGAGATCTTGCAGCACATTAAGCAACCCAATTATTTGATTGTTCTGAATATGCCTGTGATCATAGTATAACATTAAGTACTTGACACTAGTGAAAAGTCAACTTGAAAGACAGTGCAATAAACTTCAATACTCACAGGCTAGTCAATGCTGTCAAGTTTCCCATTGAAGGTGGCAAAGGACCAGTCAAGTTGTTGGAAGAAAAATCTCTATTCAAGAAGGTTGATCACTTTGGTAAGAAACTTCACATTGTCAACAAATGCTAGTATAGAATAACACTTAGAGCAaacttaaacttgctcttacaaaTTTGCAAGTCCAGTTAGAGTTGAAAATGCATCTGGTATCTCTCCAGATAAATGATTGTTATTGAGGGACCTGCAAATGCAAGAATTATCACTGAAAGCACTAACTTTATGAAGTCTTGTGAATGTGTAGGCAACAATATACTTACAAGCCTGTCAAAAGCGTAAGTGTCGACAATGTACTTGGAATGCTACCACTTAGCTGGTTACCAGAAAGGAAACTGTAATTGACAAGCAAAACCATAGTAAAAGATTAAAATAACCACATAGATGGTTTGGAAGAGTAACAAAATGATCAAATGGGCATACAAACGCTGCAATGTGATTGGCAGATTATCTGGTATGGTTCCACCGATATTATTGTTGCTAAGATCTCTACATTGGGTAAACCAAGAAGCATTAAGAACCAAGTCAATAACAGTGTCAATTCGAGAGGAAATCACCAATAATCTTAAACTTCACGAATGATCAGCTTACAAGGTGATTAGCGATGTGAAATTCCCCAGTGTGTTACCCAGTTGTCCGCCCAAATTTGCAGCATTGAGAGTTCTACCAGAAATATCACATTGTTCAGATAACCAGATAAACAGGTAATCAAACAAACAACATTAACAAAACGAAAGTGTAATAGCAGATCATACATGGAGGTAATATTTGAGACCACGCATTCAACACCCTGCCAGCCTTCATTGCAGGGGTCGCCACCGTTTGTAATCCATCCAGGCACTGAAGGTGACCCAAGTGCAGTGTACAAGCCATTTATTGCAAACACTGATAAAcacaaacaaagcacaaaaataagGTGCCACAGAACACATTTTTGGAGTAAAATGTGATAGTACAAGACAGCTCCGTCATCAAACCATAAATAATCTGGGTCCCTAATGATGTCATCAATTCATGATCATGTACAGCTATGAATTCTGAATCTTTGCAACAGTCAAAACCACCAAAAGGACAGTACATACCATCTTGCTCATAAGTGTAAGACTGCGagagcggcagcgcggcggaGAGCAGCAGCAAGAAGACGGCGGCAGAAGCAATCATGGGCAGGGACTTGCTCTTCACCATGCGAACATCCATGAAGGATCTTCCAATGCGGGCATCACCTGACGAGCACTTCCGAGGAATGATCAAGAAAGTAATCGCCAACTTTGCTTTGATCTCTGAGCGCCCAGCCGAATGATGAATATCTGAGGATTGCAGGTGCAGCCTGGCGTCAGAGAGGAACAGGACAGAtaaagaagaaggaaaaaaaaaacaaagttggcTAATGGCAAGCAATGCCAACGCTGGAAGAATCTCGCAACGGAAAGAGGTGCCAAAATTCGGCAAGAAATCCACcacatcaagaaaaaaaatcccctttTAATCACTCGCAACAGCACAGTCTCCAAAAGAAATCCGTCGAACACGCCAGATATAACCCAAGAACATGTTTATTTTACCTCCAAAAAACAGATTGCAACAGAGAAAAGGGAAGCCAGGAAGCGAGAAGATGCAGAAGAAGACCGAGaacaaaagagagaaagaaagaaagaaaagaaagaagattaTAATCCGATACCTGCAGATTCTTGTCGCCACAGCACCCCTCCTACGACGACCCTatctttgccgccgccgccgctttatGGAGACGCTCGCCACCGAAAGCTACTACTACCAGTCCACCACCACCGAGTGCGCCCTCCTTTCTCGcaatctccccccccccccccccccccctcgtaATAATGCGTTTAAAACTTCTCACCGAGCCCGGAAGCCTTGGCCGCTAAGGATTTTGCTGCTCTGCTCGGTGGAGAACAACGGAGACGACGGGAgaaaggggagggaggaaaGAGACAGATCTACACTAGCCTTGCAATCTCGCAGAGCCGTCGCGC
The window above is part of the Oryza sativa Japonica Group chromosome 7, ASM3414082v1 genome. Proteins encoded here:
- the LOC4343624 gene encoding protein STRUBBELIG-RECEPTOR FAMILY 3 isoform X2, coding for MDVRMVKSKSLPMIASAAVFLLLLSAALPLSQSYTYEQDVFAINGLYTALGSPSVPGWITNGGDPCNEGWQGVECVVSNITSITLNAANLGGQLGNTLGNFTSLITLDLSNNNIGGTIPDNLPITLQRFFLSGNQLSGSIPSTLSTLTLLTGLSLNNNHLSGEIPDAFSTLTGLANLDFSSNNLTGPLPPSMGNLTALTSLHIQNNQIIGLLNVLQDLPLQDLNIENNLFSGPVPVKLENIPNFKKDGNPFNTSIAPSALPPAAPTPLPSVSPPAGHVPTKEPSNSSIAPAGNAPSRKNNVSAMKFVGYILVGVVSAVVLVLMVMFCLSKYKERKSRDDVYTKNQLGRSPQKLGEPKIKEVSDIKEPPVKLKNNAGKASNVISHTREEQKLNVSTAASDAVYDSREERKPGSSMSAAPRVVTMEQKEHVIDMEKKDNFVDEQLHPPQSAVLRTEKVTVHPSVRTRKGRVPSAGKLDLTTTVKSFSIASLQQYTNSFNEENLIRDSRFGKVYLAELPDGELLEVLKIDAANSRIPADAFLELVVNISELTHPNILGLVGYCAEFDQRLLVYEHCSKMTLHDELHYVDDSNKGLSWNARLQVAVGAAKALQYLHDGCQPPIVHQNFEPSIVLLNSTLVVHISECGLAALSSRSVSQLSGRMRTLFHYEAPEVHESGLLSDRSDVYSFGVVMLELLTGRKPYDSSRPRAEQHLVRWATSQLYDIDAISKMVDPSIRGQCSEKALSRFVDIISSCIQHEPEFRPSMSEVVQDLTRMVSDATKASM
- the LOC4343624 gene encoding protein STRUBBELIG-RECEPTOR FAMILY 3 isoform X1, with product MDVRMVKSKSLPMIASAAVFLLLLSAALPLSQSYTYEQDVFAINGLYTALGSPSVPGWITNGGDPCNEGWQGVECVVSNITSITLNAANLGGQLGNTLGNFTSLITLDLSNNNIGGTIPDNLPITLQRFFLSGNQLSGSIPSTLSTLTLLTGLSLNNNHLSGEIPDAFSTLTGLANLDFSSNNLTGPLPPSMGNLTALTSLHIQNNQIIGLLNVLQDLPLQDLNIENNLFSGPVPVKLENIPNFKKDGNPFNTSIAPSALPPAAPTPLPSVSPPAGHVPTKEPSNSSIAPAGNAPSRKNNVSAMKFVGYILVGVVSAVVLVLMVMFCLSKYKERKSRDDVYTKNQLGRSPQKLGEPKIKEVSDIKEPPVKLKNNAGKASNVISHTREEQKLNVSTAAASDAVYDSREERKPGSSMSAAPRVVTMEQKEHVIDMEKKDNFVDEQLHPPQSAVLRTEKVTVHPSVRTRKGRVPSAGKLDLTTTVKSFSIASLQQYTNSFNEENLIRDSRFGKVYLAELPDGELLEVLKIDAANSRIPADAFLELVVNISELTHPNILGLVGYCAEFDQRLLVYEHCSKMTLHDELHYVDDSNKGLSWNARLQVAVGAAKALQYLHDGCQPPIVHQNFEPSIVLLNSTLVVHISECGLAALSSRSVSQLSGRMRTLFHYEAPEVHESGLLSDRSDVYSFGVVMLELLTGRKPYDSSRPRAEQHLVRWATSQLYDIDAISKMVDPSIRGQCSEKALSRFVDIISSCIQHEPEFRPSMSEVVQDLTRMVSDATKASM